One region of Quercus lobata isolate SW786 chromosome 2, ValleyOak3.0 Primary Assembly, whole genome shotgun sequence genomic DNA includes:
- the LOC115973803 gene encoding blue copper protein — protein sequence MVSYNAGIVCALLALCMVVPSLATVYTVGDTNGWVTNYDYTTWTSGKTFVVGDSLVFNYASGHTVDEVSSSDYSTCTVGNSLSSDSSGATTIPLKTAGTRYFICGIVGHCGSGMKVAVTVAKASTTTPAAGTPSTNTSTTPTTTTRTPTTTTATTSTNSSSVTILSPIVALLAMTWFAFSLLILS from the exons ATGGTTAGCTACAATGCTGGAATTGTGTGTGCACTCTTAGCCTTGTGTATGGTCGTGCCAAGCTTGGCCACTGTTTACACTGTTGGAGACACCAATGGTTGGGTCACTAATTATGATTATACCACCTGGACTAGTGGCAAGACGTTTGTTGTTGGCGATAGCCttg TGTTCAACTATGCGAGTGGGCACACTGTTGATGAAGTGAGCTCTAGTGACTACAGCACTTGCACTGTGGGCAATTCTCTTAGCTCAGATAGCAGTGGAGCCACCACCATCCCTCTAAAAACTGCTGGGACTCGCTACTTCATTTGTGGTATTGTTGGCCATTGTGGAAGTGGCATGAAGGTTGCTGTAACAGTTGCTAAAGCATCAACCACAACACCAGCAGCTGGAACACCAAGTACTAATACAAGTaccacacccacaaccactACTCGTACTCCTACTACTACTACTGCTACTACCTCAACTAATTCATCTTCAGTGACCATTCTTTCTCCAATTGTGGCTTTGTTGGCTATGACTTGGtttgctttttctttgttgattctcTCTTAA
- the LOC115977726 gene encoding lysine-rich arabinogalactan protein 19-like produces the protein MASSTWKTLMMVLMLLTLLATSALAQGPGSAPSSSPTKSPSPTSSPPPASSPPPSQAPAPTTKTPTPSLAPTPSATPPPSPSSSPTTSPPAPPTSLAPASSKAPAGTPPSISQPPASAPAGNGAGLNRVASAGSVASVVFAAALLL, from the coding sequence ATGGCTTCGTCTACTTGGAAGACTCTCATGATGGTTCTCATGCTTCTCACCTTGCTAGCCACCTCGGCTCTCGCTCAGGGTCCAGGATCCGCACCATCCTCATCACCAACCAAGTCTCCATCTCCgacttcttctcctccaccagCCTCATCTCCTCCACCGTCTCAGGCTCCCGCTCCCACCACCAAGACACCAACTCCCTCTTTGGCTCCAACTCCATCCGCCACCCCTCCGCCGTCGCCTTCCTCCTCTCCGACAACCTCGCCTCCGGCTCCTCCCACATCGCTCGCCCCAGCCTCCTCCAAAGCGCCGGCCGGTACTCCCCCCTCGATCAGCCAGCCTCCGGCTTCGGCTCCCGCCGGTAACGGTGCCGGTTTGAACAGAGTCGCCTCCGCCGGATCTGTCGCCTCAGTCGTCTTCGCGGCGGCTCTTTTGCTTTAG
- the LOC115977943 gene encoding BTB/POZ domain-containing protein At5g17580: MFNKQNTAESSRLSKSTSSKGVQLLHVHGVPCTLDIELLAARSGKIAAFIKENSHEDLCHFLEDIPADPNTFELIARFCHGFELQISTENVVPLTCLAYYLGMNESHSKNNLLIKTLTFFEQRILPSWNETIKALLATENILQQAVHFGIVDACLKSIIEKAIVDPCLLGEPIKNLTHADNNEDTDDVNRPNARRRLFGFEGKSEDLTMLPLQLYEPIIVAVKRHGVPSKYVVASLCKYAKKWVLHKSTGCEEMTIHREVIETVERLLPHERGLIPCTLLFDMLQSAIVLEASADCRNCFETRIGKQLDEATVKDLLIPSQGYAKEVQYDIECVRRILKIFYTNYTCSDVSGLITVAELIEEFLAEVASDIDLKPDTFISLAEMSIAASLGTQRGADGIYKAIDIYLVKHRYLTEAEREEVCRVLDCQKMSPEACEHAAKNEKLPLRVVVQVLFIGQLKLRDTITQEMQASYDKLRKEEEDLARLDCGEEQARTGMEKMSNKVMELEKECNMIRKEIASVCNHNVKKEKGNMWREMKRKFGCVTTMHHPNCQIKKMKKVNPNMEYDL; this comes from the coding sequence GAACTTCTTGCTGCAAGATCAGGCAAAATAGCTGCATTTATTAAAGAGAACTCCCATGAAGATCTTTGTCATTTCCTCGAAGACATTCCAGCTGACCCAAATACTTTTGAGCTTATTGCCAGATTCTGTCATGGGTTTGAACTGCAGATTTCAACCGAGAATGTTGTACCCCTCACTTGCCTTGCTTACTACTTGGGGATGAATGAAAGTCACAGCAAAAATAATCTCTTAATCAAGACTCTTACCTTCTTTGAGCAAAGAATCCTACCCAGCTGGAATGAAACCATTAAGGCTCTCCTTGCTACAGAAAATATTTTGCAACAAGCAGTGCATTTTGGCATAGTTGATGCCTGTTTAAAGTCTATTATTGAAAAGGCAATTGTTGACCCTTGCCTTCTTGGTGAACCTATCAAGAATTTGACCCATGCTGATAACAATGAGGACACTGATGATGTGAATAGGCCAAATGCAAGGAGAAGGCTATTTGGATTTGAAGGGAAATCAGAGGATTTGACAATGCTGCCTCTCCAGCTATATGAGCCCATCATTGTTGCAGTGAAAAGGCATGGAGTCCCATCAAAGTATGTGGTTGCATCCCTTTGTAAATATGCAAAGAAATGGGTTTTACACAAATCCACAGGATGTGAAGAAATGACAATTCACAGGGAAGTCATTGAAACCGTGGAGAGGCTTCTGCCTCATGAGAGAGGACTCATTCCATGCACGCTATTGTTTGACATGCTTCAGTCTGCAATTGTTTTGGAAGCTAGTGCTGATTGTAGAAATTGTTTTGAGACTAGGATTGGAAAACAACTAGATGAGGCAACAGTCAAGGACCTCTTAATACCTTCTCAAGGCTATGCTAAGGAAGTACAATATGATATTGAGTGTGTGAGGAGGATACTGAAAATTTTCTATACAAATTACACTTGTTCAGACGTGTCAGGGCTAATCACAGTGGCGGAACTCATTGAAGAATTCTTAGCTGAGGTTGCAAGTGACATAGATTTGAAGCCAGACACATTTATTTCATTAGCAGAAATGTCAATTGCAGCTTCATTGGGAACTCAACGAGGCGCTGATGGAATATACAAGGCTATTGACATCTACTTGGTCAAGCATAGATACCTAACAGAGGCAGAGAGGGAGGAAGTGTGTCGGGTTTTGGATTGCCAAAAGATGTCCCCTGAAGCTTGTGAACATGCAGCCAAAAATGAAAAGTTGCCGCTAAGGGTTGTGGTGCAGGTTTTGTTTATAGGGCAATTGAAGCTACGTGACACAATCACACAGGAGATGCAGGCTTCTTATGACAAGTTGAGAAAGGAAGAGGAGGATCTAGCAAGGCTAGATTGTGGTGAAGAACAAGCAAGGACAGGAATGGAGAAAATGAGCAACAAGGTGATGGAGCTAGAGAAGGAATGCAATATGATAAGGAAAGAGATTGCGAGTGTATGCAACCATAATGTGAAGAAAGAGAAGGGTAACATGTGGAGAGAAATGAAGAGGAAGTTTGGATGTGTCACTACCATGCATCATCCCAACTGCCaaataaagaagatgaagaaggtgAATCCAAATATGGAGTATGACCTTTAG